Proteins encoded in a region of the Myxococcales bacterium genome:
- a CDS encoding c-type cytochrome: protein MSEQENPKAEKPERRGAETPWWEGPLEHDYDGIQEANVSPPQWWQGIFLVTVLAAGVYWFVFHTFHFAPVGREEYEKEAAQIAAAQADKLRAQGAVGPEALDTLSKDPVTLEKGKATFAAMCAACHKPDGSGLIGPNLTDSAWLHGGSNAKIYKTITEGVPDKGMQAWLPTLGPDKTLAVTAYVLTLRGKNLPGKPPQGTPDP, encoded by the coding sequence ATGTCTGAGCAAGAGAATCCCAAGGCCGAGAAGCCCGAGCGGCGCGGCGCCGAGACGCCCTGGTGGGAGGGGCCGCTCGAGCACGACTACGACGGTATCCAGGAGGCGAACGTGTCGCCTCCACAGTGGTGGCAAGGTATTTTCCTCGTGACTGTGCTCGCCGCGGGGGTGTACTGGTTCGTGTTCCACACGTTCCACTTCGCGCCCGTCGGGCGCGAGGAGTACGAGAAGGAGGCAGCGCAGATCGCGGCGGCGCAGGCGGACAAGCTCCGCGCGCAGGGGGCGGTCGGCCCGGAGGCGCTCGACACCCTGTCGAAGGACCCTGTCACCCTGGAGAAGGGGAAGGCCACCTTCGCCGCCATGTGCGCGGCCTGCCACAAGCCCGACGGCAGCGGGCTCATTGGGCCGAACCTCACCGACAGCGCGTGGCTGCACGGCGGATCAAACGCCAAGATCTACAAGACCATCACGGAGGGCGTGCCCGACAAGGGCATGCAGGCGTGGCTCCCCACGCTCGGACCCGACAAGACCCTCGCGGTGACCGCGTACGTGCTCACGCTCCGCGGCAAGAACCTGCCCGGGAAGCCGCCGCAGGGCACGCCGGACCCGTGA